The window ACGCCGAGTGTCCTGAGCCGCCGGTCCTCCCTTGGCATGGCCGCATCGCAGGACGGCTACCCCTCGCCGGCCGGCTCAGTCTACTCCCGACCAGCAATGATTCCCCCCGACGCTGGAAAGCCTGTGGTCCGCCTGCCACcgcctccacggccaccactTGGAATGCCGCCGGGACCACCTGGaccgccgccggtgatgccTCCTATGCAATTTCCGCACCCCGCCTACCGTGAAAGCCGACCTGCTCCAATCCCGATGCATCAACCTCGTCCACAGAAGGCTGTTTCTGTGGCAGACATCGAGACCCCCGCGAGCTTTGGATTTCAACCACCACGTCCTCCGCTGGAGCAGCCATTCCACCATCAAGTTCCTGTTCCAGCCCGTGGTCCGGGCCCTGATGTCCCTCGTGGTCCACCGAGTCAGGTGTCCGTGACCCCATTGTCGCAGATTCCCGAACGCGCGATCCATGCTCAACCGTTCCAGCCCTACACTTACCAGCAAGGCTTTTATCCCCCGGCCTATGGCCCCGGTGCAGCCTTCTATCCGCCCTCGGGATCCGAGTATAACCCGACCTATAATGGCCCTGTTGGCCCTGGAGCGTCAGTTCCATCCTTCCCTTCTGGCCAGCCTCCGATGCCCTATGCGGTTCCCCCTTCCTCTGGCGAGCACCCATCGCAGCCGGGAACCGTTGCACATGAATCCGGCGGCACGGTCTACTTTTACGACGCCAACCAGATGTACTCGAGCCCACAGTATGGGGCACCGAGCTCCGGTCCTGGAGGTGTGGTGGGAATGGGCGGCATGATGACACCACCCGGTACGACGTACTACTATCCTCAACCGCCCGGCGGGGCAGGTTACTATGGTCCCCAGTAATGTTTTTTCTTGGTCTTGTGGTCCTACCCTCCTCGGGCTACGATTCATGCTTCTCCATTCGATCCTTTGTGTTTAATCTTTTGGTTTTTCCATCCTGCACTACTTGGCCCCCGGTTAGAACTGGAGTCCGATGCATTTGAGCGTTCTTTCCCCCTCATCATATGTCCGCACCTCCCCACATCATCAGCTTGGCCCGTGTCGGGTCGAGGCCTTTGGGTCTGCCTCTCTTCGACACCATATTCTTCCTGTTTggtttttcctttttttttttttttttttgacgGTGCATGATCTCCCATTTTCCCCCTTTTCTTGTTTGACTGTCTTTGGATTGATGATTCCGCGCCTGAGCCTAGCCCTGCTGCATGCCACCCAGCGTGATGCTACGAAATACAAAAGTAATCTTCCGTGCTGCCGTCCTTCCCTAGATAGTCCCGTGCGCTTACCATGATCCGCCATTACCTAATCATATGCCTCTCACCGCCTGCCCATCAGCTGACCATCTCTTGCTCTCTCCGCTTTTTGGTCTGCCTGCCTGCATCCATCCTGTTTCCCTcactcttctttcttctcccactcaTGGTCTTGGTCATCTCTCTCTCGATCTGATCGAGTTCATCGAATACCTTtatattcttctcttctacCCCATCGCTCTTCTATTCCCCCCTTCTCTAGTATCACGGCTGCTGCCTTAGCTTGTTCTTAGTGTACTTCCGTCATCCACACTTCTTACGCCtctcaccctcctccccacccacacctcttcttcatcgtcaccaTGGCCTCTCCCCTGACCCCATCCCAGCCCTTGTCCCCAGATCACCTGGTGACTGTCAAGGTGCTCTGCAATGAGAATAACCGCCGCTTCAAGCTGCCTCTCAAGGACCTGAAGCCGCAGGTCTTCCCCCAGAAGGTAATAACGTTCTCCACCCGAGCTCCCCGACCGGACCTCAACTCCGGCCCCATCTCTTATCATCACGATAACCGACCCGGCTCCCCGTGGAAAGGCCCCTCACCACCCCTGTCCTTTACCTATGCCTCCATTGAATTACATTTGACTGGTGTTGGGTTTATCGCTTGATAGCTAACGGACGATTCTGGTTTAGCTCCGCACGTTGCTTGGCGTTCCCGTGGATGTTAGCGTCATCTTCGAACGCTATTCCGACAGTGCCGGTTCCTACATTCGCCTGGATTGCGACAACGTGGTCGTCTACAAATCGCTCTACCGCGCTGCCAAGGCCAAATCAAAGCTTCGGATAAAGGCTACTACCGTCGACCCCATGTCGTCGGCCCCGCCGGCCTCCAAGGAGGAGACCTCAAAGCCGGCACAGGAGACTCAACCAGTTCCGCAGCCTGCCCCGAGGCACAGCTATCTCGACACGGTATTGAGCTCGCCAATTTCAGCCTCTATTCCTGATATTCTTCCCTCGATATCTGttccatcttccacctccgTTATTGGCCAGCCGAATCAAACATCTCTCAGTCCGCCTTGCTATCGTCGTTtcgagatggatgatggaaatCGCAACTTCCCCGTCATCTCTCACAGTTCCCCTAGCGGCATGTTCTGCATTGATTGCAACAACTGCGGTCGTTCCATTGTCAGCGAGCACTACCACTGTAGCATCTGCGAGAATGGGGACTATGATCTGTGCCCGCAGTGTGTTGATGCAGGAGCGTCCTGCCGTAGCGATGGTCACTGGTTGATCAAGAGAGTCGTCAGCGATGGTGTTGTGACCAATAGTACGACGCAGAAACTTCCTCCGCGCGAGTCGCCCGTGCAGCAGAGCAAGCCCGAGAAGGTCCTCGTTGAGGCGACTGCTGAGCCGGTCACTGAAATGGCCGCCACGTCTGCTCCTGAAGCCGAAGAGGGAGACAAGCATATCTGCAATGGATGTTGCCGTGGTGAGTTTGAAGATAACTGCAATAACACTTGGTCAATAGCTAATATTTGGACAGAGAACGATGCCCGCAGCATGGTTCGTTGCACCCAGTGCGAGGACTACGATCTGTGCCTTCGCTGTCTCCTGCGGAACAAGCACGGTCATCATCCTGCGCACGCTTTCAAGCTTGGATCGGACCGTGACTTTTGCATGAAGAATCTCATCACATCCCGCTGCGCTCCTGGTCGGCTGTTCAAGCACGCTGCCGTATGTGACGGCTGTGAGAAGGTATGTGATATATAGAGTTCGTTAAGTGTTTTCGAGTTACTGACTTGCATTCCAGCGCATTATTGGCGTCCGCCACAAGTGCACGACATGCCCTGATTGGGATTACTGCCAGGACTGCGTCTCGTCCGCTTCTCAGAATCACCCCGACCATCGGTTCGTGCCCATTTATGACGCTATCGCTGAGCCCCGTCGTGTCCACGAGGTCCACTACGGCATCTTCTGCGATGGCCCCTTGTGCAAGAACAAGCCGGCCCAGAGCTACATCACGGGTGCCCGCTACAAATGTGCCGTCTGCGATGACACCGACTTCTGTGCCAACTGTGAAGCTCTTCCAACCCACCAGCACAACCGCACTCATCCCCTCATCAAGTTCAAAACTCCGGTCCGACATGTGACGGTGAACACCATGGGTGATGATGGCTTCAGTCTGGGTGATCAGACCTACGTTCCTGAAAGCACTTCCGCGGAGACTCTCAACGAGAAAGCAACAGTCGAGAAGGCACCCGTGGAGGTGGATGCCAGCAAGCCGGCTGAGAAGGCCGAGTCCGACGGTGGGTCTACTGTCTGGACCGATCCTGTGGCAGACTTCCAGGGACATTTTATCCGAGATACTATCCCCGATGGCACGAAGCTGCCTCCGGACACAACATTCGAACAGACCTGGACTCTGCATAACCCCGGCCCTCGCGCATGGCCCGTTGGGACTGACGTTCGCTTTGTCGGCGGCGACACCATGTTCAACGTTGATGCAACCCATCCGTCTAGCGTTGAGTCAATTCGATCTGCCATGGAAAGCAACAAGTTGTCCGCTCCTCTGGAGGCCGGAGAGAGTGTCGACTTCACGGTGACGCTTCGGACTCCTTCCCGTGAGGGCACTGTCATCTCGTACTGGCGACTGAAGCTCCCCAACGGCATGGCGATCGGTCATCGACTGTGGTGTGATGTCCAGGTACAGGAATCTGCGGAGATCGAATCGGCGGCGGCTCCAGTCAAGACCGACGCTCCCGCGGAAGCTAGCGATAGCGGTATGATCTTCCCCAAGCTGGACAAGGAGTCCCCGGAGACGAGCACCCACGAAGCTATTACCCCCCACGCTGAGGTGGGTCCCGCCCCCACGGTCTCCAATCCTTCCGAGCCAGACGTGTCCGAGGACATGGAGAGCTTGTCCCTGAACGATGCGGACACGGAGACGGGTTTCTTGACTGACGAGGAGTACGATGTCCTCGATGCCAGCGACCAAGAGTACCTCGAGGCGAAGCAGTCGGTGAACTAAGCTAACGATATGAATTTGGAACATGGGAATTTGCACGGGATTTTCGGACGGTGCTTTTTGGAACCCTCGAGTGACTTTTTTTGCTTTGCAACTGCACCAGGCGCTACGAACATTggaaaaaacaaaaaagacCCCTCCAAAAAAAACCACTTGCTTCTGCAATTAGGATGATAGTTCACAAACGCAGCTCCTTCGCATTTTCACTTCCGTATCATTCATGTGTAGCCTCGGGGTTCTTCC of the Penicillium psychrofluorescens genome assembly, chromosome: 1 genome contains:
- a CDS encoding uncharacterized protein (ID:PFLUO_000797-T1.cds;~source:funannotate) — encoded protein: MASPLTPSQPLSPDHLVTVKVLCNENNRRFKLPLKDLKPQVFPQKLRTLLGVPVDVSVIFERYSDSAGSYIRLDCDNVVVYKSLYRAAKAKSKLRIKATTVDPMSSAPPASKEETSKPAQETQPVPQPAPRHSYLDTVLSSPISASIPDILPSISVPSSTSVIGQPNQTSLSPPCYRRFEMDDGNRNFPVISHSSPSGMFCIDCNNCGRSIVSEHYHCSICENGDYDLCPQCVDAGASCRSDGHWLIKRVVSDGVVTNSTTQKLPPRESPVQQSKPEKVLVEATAEPVTEMAATSAPEAEEGDKHICNGCCRENDARSMVRCTQCEDYDLCLRCLLRNKHGHHPAHAFKLGSDRDFCMKNLITSRCAPGRLFKHAAVCDGCEKRIIGVRHKCTTCPDWDYCQDCVSSASQNHPDHRFVPIYDAIAEPRRVHEVHYGIFCDGPLCKNKPAQSYITGARYKCAVCDDTDFCANCEALPTHQHNRTHPLIKFKTPVRHVTVNTMGDDGFSLGDQTYVPESTSAETLNEKATVEKAPVEVDASKPAEKAESDGGSTVWTDPVADFQGHFIRDTIPDGTKLPPDTTFEQTWTLHNPGPRAWPVGTDVRFVGGDTMFNVDATHPSSVESIRSAMESNKLSAPLEAGESVDFTVTLRTPSREGTVISYWRLKLPNGMAIGHRLWCDVQVQESAEIESAAAPVKTDAPAEASDSGMIFPKLDKESPETSTHEAITPHAEVGPAPTVSNPSEPDVSEDMESLSLNDADTETGFLTDEEYDVLDASDQEYLEAKQSVN